A genomic stretch from Acidimicrobiales bacterium includes:
- a CDS encoding M15 family metallopeptidase: MAEIRRVLAVLVATGMLAAAPAAAQDAPSLVEPDTYLVMFDQADLRGMVRPDDVVYDALVEITGDPEVDQRIRVAAEARGYTRRPVAAADLVPVDGRRLQDAAAEAWTAMKAAARDDGVALVMTSAYRDLDDQRALFLRRLDGRTSDTGIDEALRTSAPPGYSKHHGGYAIDVGQAGGSEVGFAGTAAYRWLSDFDFARAKRFGFIPSYPVDGEDMGPDPEAWEFVWVGPGRISCATGLASVAGFCDIGLEPRRDDIVWTADLGVTVGCAPGRFCPDDPITRGEAASMLWRLHGAPPAATSAPFADVFALDHFRPAVDWLWSIGVVAGTSPATFSPEDFLAPDEAFALIVRLAAVDDRPAPSGLAGPAVETAADPLGLGDPGALISRAEFASVLRASAAA, translated from the coding sequence GTGGCTGAGATCCGACGCGTCCTCGCGGTCCTCGTGGCGACCGGCATGCTCGCAGCCGCGCCGGCCGCGGCACAGGACGCGCCGAGTCTCGTCGAACCCGACACCTACCTGGTGATGTTCGACCAGGCCGACCTCCGCGGCATGGTGCGCCCCGACGACGTGGTCTACGACGCGCTCGTCGAGATCACCGGGGATCCGGAGGTCGACCAACGTATCCGTGTCGCCGCCGAGGCCCGTGGGTACACGCGCCGCCCGGTCGCCGCAGCGGATCTCGTCCCGGTCGACGGTCGCCGGCTCCAAGACGCTGCGGCAGAAGCGTGGACGGCCATGAAGGCCGCCGCTCGGGACGATGGTGTCGCCCTCGTGATGACCTCGGCGTATCGCGACCTCGACGACCAGCGGGCCCTGTTTCTCCGGCGGCTCGACGGACGGACGAGCGACACCGGGATCGATGAGGCACTGCGGACCAGTGCGCCGCCCGGCTACTCGAAACACCACGGGGGTTACGCGATCGACGTGGGCCAGGCGGGCGGGAGCGAGGTCGGGTTCGCCGGCACTGCGGCGTACCGGTGGCTCTCCGACTTCGACTTCGCCCGGGCCAAGCGCTTCGGCTTCATCCCGTCGTACCCGGTCGACGGCGAGGACATGGGGCCAGATCCCGAAGCGTGGGAGTTCGTGTGGGTCGGCCCGGGCCGCATCTCGTGTGCCACGGGACTCGCGTCCGTCGCCGGCTTCTGCGACATCGGGCTCGAGCCCCGACGCGACGACATCGTGTGGACGGCCGATCTCGGGGTCACCGTGGGGTGTGCGCCGGGACGCTTCTGCCCCGACGACCCGATCACCCGGGGTGAGGCGGCGTCGATGCTGTGGCGCCTGCACGGAGCGCCGCCTGCCGCGACATCGGCCCCCTTCGCCGACGTGTTCGCCCTCGACCATTTCCGGCCCGCCGTCGACTGGCTGTGGTCGATCGGCGTGGTCGCCGGTACGAGCCCGGCAACCTTCTCGCCCGAGGACTTCCTCGCCCCCGACGAGGCGTTCGCGCTCATCGTGCGCCTTGCCGCCGTCGACGACCGCCCGGCCCCTTCGGGGCTCGCGGGGCCCGCCGTGGAGACCGCCGCCGACCCGCTCGGCCTCGGGGATCCGGGTGCCCTGATCAGCCGCGCCGAGTTCGCGTCGGTGCTCCGCGCGTCCGCCGCGGCCTGA